The proteins below come from a single Oncorhynchus tshawytscha isolate Ot180627B linkage group LG22, Otsh_v2.0, whole genome shotgun sequence genomic window:
- the dnase1l1 gene encoding deoxyribonuclease-1-like 1: protein MSSSSSLLLLLFLLSLSGVKLISGFKICAFNVQSFGDSKSRNTEVMHTLIRIVSRCDVCLLQEVRDTKQKAIPLLITELNRHDSQNQYDYVASERLGRTPSYQEQYVFVFRIGSVTVTDQYQYSDMLPGDEDAFSREPFIVRLHTPKTAIRDFVLVPQHTTPTNATKEIDALYDVFLDVKKKWKTEMVMFLGDFNADCGYVAKKNRQHVRLYSNQAFLWLIGDTEDTTVRQTTTCAYDRIVVHGEAFEKAIVPQSAQPFNFAKEYGLTEEQALDVSDHYPVEVELKAGSEHLGGHTLLIILVAFFIST from the exons AtgtcatcctcttcctccctcctcctcctcctcttcctcctctctctgagcgGGGTGAAGCTGATCTCAGGGTTTAAGATCTGTGCCTTTAACGTACAAAGCTTCGGAGACTCCAAGTCACGCAACACTGAAGTCATGCACACACTAATACGG atcgTGTCTCGTTGTGATGTGTGCCTGCTACAGGAAGTGagagacactaaacagaaagccATACCGCTGCTGATAACTGAACTGAACAg GCATGACAGCCAGAACCAGTATGATTATGTGGCCAGTGAGCGGCTGGGCAGGACACCTAGCTACCAGGagcagtatgtgtttgtgttcag gatcGGCTCTGTGACAGTAACAGATCAGTACCAGTATTCTGACATGTTGCCGGGAGACGAGGATGCCTTCTCCAGAGAACCCTTCATCGTCCGCCTTCACACCCCCAAGACAG ccaTACGGGACTTTGTGTTAGTACCCCAGCACACCACTCCCACCAACGCTACTAAAGAGATCGATGCCCTCTACGATGTCTTCCTGGATGTCAAGAAGAAATGGAAGACAGAG atggtgatGTTCCTGGGGGATTTTAACGCTGACTGTGGCTACGTGGCCAAGAAGAACAGGCAGCATGTACGTCTCTATAGTAACCAGGCCTTCCTGTGGCTAATAGGGGACACAGAGGACACCACCGTTAGACAAACCACGACCTGTGCCTACGACAG gatcgTGGTCCATGGGGAGGCATTTGAAAAAGCCATCGTGCCCCAGTCCGCACAACCTTTCAACTTCGCCAAAGAATACGGCCTCACAGAGGAACAG GCTCTGGACGTCAGTGACCACTACCCAGTGGAGGTTGAGTTGAAGGCGGGGTCAGAACATTTGGGAGGCCACACCCTTCTGATCATCCTCGTGGCCTTCTTCATCTCCACCTGA